In Mucilaginibacter celer, one DNA window encodes the following:
- the ypfJ gene encoding KPN_02809 family neutral zinc metallopeptidase, producing the protein MQWFGRRESDNVDDERGGGGGRLAIGGGLLGLIGAAIYFFTGINPSEVLNQVATNQPRQEQSANNGPEDEGKHFVRVVLADTEDIWTKLFNDMGRTYQKPRLTLFTDYVQSACGNASSATGPFYCPGDARVYIDLSFYDELKNRFGAGGDFAQAYVIAHEVGHHVQNLLGISQKMDEARSRLSRKAYNKLSVKLELQADFYAGVWAHYEQSMKNVLDKGDIEEALNAANAIGDDRLQKQAQGHVEPDSFTHGTSAQRMYWFKKGFETGDVNQGDTFGNGDLE; encoded by the coding sequence ATGCAATGGTTTGGCAGGCGCGAAAGCGATAACGTTGATGATGAACGCGGTGGCGGCGGTGGCCGTTTGGCGATAGGCGGTGGTTTACTTGGCCTTATCGGGGCTGCAATTTATTTTTTTACGGGGATCAATCCCTCGGAGGTGCTTAACCAGGTAGCAACCAATCAACCCCGGCAGGAGCAAAGCGCCAATAATGGTCCCGAAGATGAGGGCAAGCATTTTGTACGTGTGGTACTTGCCGATACCGAAGATATCTGGACAAAGCTTTTTAATGATATGGGCCGCACCTATCAAAAACCACGTTTAACCTTGTTTACCGATTATGTGCAATCGGCATGCGGCAATGCCAGTTCGGCAACAGGTCCGTTTTATTGCCCTGGCGATGCAAGGGTTTACATCGATTTGTCGTTTTATGATGAGCTTAAAAATCGTTTCGGTGCCGGGGGGGATTTTGCGCAGGCTTATGTAATAGCGCACGAGGTTGGGCACCATGTTCAAAACCTGTTAGGCATCTCGCAAAAAATGGACGAGGCCCGCTCAAGGCTTAGCCGCAAGGCGTACAACAAACTTTCGGTAAAGCTTGAACTACAGGCCGATTTTTATGCGGGCGTTTGGGCACACTATGAGCAAAGCATGAAAAACGTGCTGGATAAAGGCGATATTGAAGAAGCCCTTAACGCCGCTAATGCCATTGGCGACGACAGGTTGCAAAAACAGGCCCAGGGCCATGTAGAGCCCGATAGTTTTACCCACGGCACCAGCGCCCAACGCATGTACTGGTTTAAAAAAGGTTTTGAAACAGGTGATGTTAACCAGGGAGATACTTTTGGGAACGGGGATTTGGAGTGA
- a CDS encoding SIMPL domain-containing protein, with amino-acid sequence MKKLFILAALLATTVGAFAQNVDLRRKIEVTGIAEQEVTPDIIHVSITLQEYMDGKKHIAINDLEAQLEKAVKEAGIPSSDFTVNDVSAWNNTYQKKKAPDFLASKEYGLRVRDLNKFNQIMSKLDPKGIQSTNIDGYDYSKMADLKRDLKIKALLAARDKATYLLTALGEKLGGAINITENDNASFPQPRMYSMANTISFKSTANNVGDSDIDFKTIKLSFEIHAVFEIVK; translated from the coding sequence ATGAAAAAGCTATTTATCCTTGCCGCACTATTAGCAACTACCGTTGGTGCTTTTGCCCAGAATGTTGACCTTAGGCGTAAAATTGAAGTTACCGGCATTGCCGAACAGGAGGTTACTCCGGATATTATCCATGTATCCATCACCCTGCAGGAGTATATGGATGGCAAAAAGCACATCGCCATCAATGATCTTGAAGCCCAGCTTGAAAAAGCTGTTAAAGAAGCTGGTATCCCATCTTCAGATTTTACGGTGAACGATGTATCGGCCTGGAACAACACCTATCAAAAGAAAAAAGCACCTGATTTTCTGGCCAGTAAAGAATACGGCCTGCGCGTGCGCGATTTGAACAAGTTTAACCAGATCATGTCGAAACTTGATCCTAAAGGCATTCAGTCTACCAATATTGACGGCTATGATTACTCGAAAATGGCCGATTTGAAACGCGATCTTAAAATTAAAGCCCTGCTTGCTGCCCGCGATAAAGCAACCTATCTTTTAACTGCGCTTGGCGAAAAATTAGGCGGAGCTATCAATATTACCGAAAATGATAATGCCAGCTTCCCGCAGCCCCGCATGTATTCGATGGCTAATACCATATCCTTTAAATCGACAGCTAATAACGTTGGCGATTCGGATATTGATTTCAAAACCATTAAGTTAAGCTTCGAGATCCATGCCGTATTTGAAATTGTGAAATAA
- a CDS encoding Ku protein: MRSIWKGSIGFGLVSIPVKLYSAVQTSSLDFDMLDSRDHARIRYQRVNENTHKEVPYDKIVKGYKLNDEYVIIDDADFEDAAPEKSKVIEIESFVDIADVNPMFYETSYYTEPDTKNNKAYALLIQALTKSKKAGLARFVLRSTESLCIVHPLKNVLVVTRIRFGQEIRDTEDLNLPDKIDVSKKELDMGLTLINQYAEDFDVAKFKDEYNDELLRIIEAKAKGKRAKIKKLQPRKTGGDDLYDQLMASLKTKKGA; the protein is encoded by the coding sequence ATGAGATCTATATGGAAAGGTTCGATAGGTTTTGGACTGGTAAGCATTCCTGTTAAATTGTATTCGGCGGTGCAAACCAGCTCGCTTGATTTTGATATGCTGGATAGCCGCGATCATGCCCGCATTCGTTATCAGCGCGTTAACGAAAACACGCACAAGGAAGTACCCTACGATAAAATAGTAAAAGGCTACAAGCTTAACGACGAGTATGTGATTATAGACGACGCCGATTTTGAAGATGCCGCTCCCGAAAAAAGCAAAGTAATTGAAATAGAAAGCTTTGTAGATATTGCCGATGTTAACCCCATGTTTTACGAAACATCGTACTATACCGAGCCCGACACCAAAAACAATAAAGCCTACGCCCTGCTGATCCAGGCATTGACCAAATCAAAAAAAGCCGGATTGGCCCGTTTTGTTTTACGCAGCACCGAAAGCCTTTGCATTGTGCATCCGCTTAAAAATGTATTGGTGGTAACCCGGATCCGCTTCGGCCAGGAAATTCGCGATACTGAAGATCTTAATTTGCCCGATAAGATTGATGTAAGCAAAAAAGAGCTGGACATGGGCTTAACGCTGATAAACCAGTATGCCGAAGATTTTGATGTAGCTAAATTTAAGGATGAGTATAACGATGAACTGCTCAGGATCATCGAGGCCAAGGCAAAAGGCAAACGGGCCAAAATTAAGAAATTGCAGCCTCGTAAAACAGGCGGCGACGATCTGTACGATCAATTAATGGCAAGTTTAAAAACAAAAAAGGGAGCCTGA
- a CDS encoding ferritin-like domain-containing protein, with protein sequence MATTKVKTPEQTTDVQESALNELFIDELKDIYWAEKHLSKALPKMAKAATSDELRSAIENHLAETERQIIRLEDTFASIGQKAVAVKCEAMAGLIKEGEEIVAETEKGSITRDAGIISAAQKIEHYEIASYGTLKTLAGVLGYDHAAELLDSTLQEEKTCDSLLTQIAEAGINQSSKTEKA encoded by the coding sequence ATGGCAACTACAAAAGTAAAAACACCTGAGCAAACTACCGATGTACAGGAATCGGCATTGAACGAATTATTTATCGACGAATTAAAGGACATCTATTGGGCCGAAAAACATCTTTCAAAAGCACTTCCAAAAATGGCTAAAGCCGCTACGTCTGATGAACTACGGTCGGCTATCGAAAACCATTTGGCCGAAACCGAGCGCCAGATCATCCGCCTGGAAGATACTTTTGCTTCAATTGGCCAAAAAGCCGTTGCAGTTAAATGCGAGGCAATGGCAGGCCTGATTAAAGAGGGCGAAGAAATTGTAGCCGAAACCGAAAAAGGCAGTATCACCCGCGACGCAGGCATCATTTCGGCAGCACAAAAAATTGAGCATTACGAAATTGCATCGTACGGCACCTTAAAAACCCTTGCCGGGGTTTTAGGTTACGACCATGCCGCCGAACTGCTTGATTCAACCCTGCAGGAAGAAAAAACGTGCGACAGCCTGTTAACCCAAATTGCCGAAGCGGGGATCAACCAATCGTCAAAAACAGAAAAAGCGTAA